A single region of the Pseudomonas sp. VD-NE ins genome encodes:
- the acnD gene encoding Fe/S-dependent 2-methylisocitrate dehydratase AcnD, translated as MNTAFRKTLPGSPLDYFDARAAVEAIQPGSYDTLPYTSRVLAENLVRRCDPATLTDSLMQLIERKRDLDFPWFPARVVCHDILGQTALVDLAGLRDAIALQGGDPAQVNPVVPTQLIVDHSLAVEAGGFDKQAFEKNRAIEDRRNEDRFHFINWTKKAFKNVDVIPPGNGIMHQINLEKMSPVIQVREGVAFPDTCVGTDSHTPHVDALGVIAIGVGGLEAESVMLGRASWMRLPESVGVELTGKLQPGITATDMVLALTEYLRKQKVVGAWLEFFGEGAAALTLGDRATISNMAPEYGATAAMFYIDQQTIDYLKLTGREDQQVQLVEQYAKLTGLWADSLKGAQYERGLTFDLSSVVRNMAGPSNPHARVAVSDLAAKGISGQWDDVPGQMPDGAVIIAAITSCTNTSNPRNVIAAGLLARNANKLGLTRKPWVKSSLAPGSKTVALYLDEAGLTTELEQLGFGVVAFACTTCNGMSGALDPVIQQEIIDRDLYATAVLSGNRNFDGRIHPYAKQAFLASPPLVVAYAIAGTIRFDIEKDVLGVVDGKEIRLKDIWPSDEEIDAVVKSSVKPEQFRQVYIPMFAVHEDTGPKVTPLYDWREMSTYIRRPPYWEGALAGARPLKGMRPLAVLPDNITTDHLSPSNAIMLDSAAGEYLAKMGLPEEDFNSYATHRGDHLTAQRATFANPKLFNEMVVENGKVQQGSLARVEPEGKVMRMWEAIETYMERKQPLIIIAGADYGQGSSRDWAAKGVRLAGVEAIAAEGFERIHRTNLVGMGVLPLEFKPGTDRHTLAIDGSETYDVIGERKPRADLTLVIHRQNGERVEVPVTCRLDTAEEVSIYEAGGVLQRFAQDFLEESAVAV; from the coding sequence ATGAACACAGCATTCCGCAAAACCCTGCCCGGCAGCCCTCTGGATTATTTCGACGCCCGCGCGGCCGTCGAGGCGATCCAGCCCGGCAGTTACGACACTCTGCCGTACACCTCCCGCGTGCTGGCGGAAAACCTCGTGCGTCGCTGCGACCCGGCCACGCTCACCGATTCCCTCATGCAACTGATCGAACGCAAGCGCGACCTCGACTTCCCGTGGTTCCCGGCGCGTGTGGTCTGTCATGACATTCTCGGCCAGACCGCACTGGTCGACCTTGCAGGCCTGCGCGACGCCATCGCTTTGCAGGGCGGCGACCCGGCGCAGGTCAATCCGGTGGTGCCGACGCAATTGATCGTCGACCACTCGCTGGCAGTGGAAGCGGGCGGTTTCGACAAGCAGGCGTTCGAGAAAAACCGCGCCATCGAAGACCGTCGCAACGAAGACCGTTTCCACTTCATCAACTGGACCAAAAAGGCCTTCAAGAACGTTGATGTGATCCCGCCCGGCAACGGCATCATGCACCAGATCAACCTGGAGAAAATGTCGCCGGTGATTCAGGTGCGTGAGGGCGTCGCGTTTCCCGACACCTGCGTCGGCACTGACAGCCACACCCCGCACGTCGATGCGCTGGGCGTAATCGCCATTGGCGTCGGCGGCCTCGAGGCCGAGAGCGTGATGCTCGGTCGCGCGTCGTGGATGCGCCTGCCGGAAAGCGTCGGCGTCGAGCTGACCGGCAAGCTGCAACCGGGCATCACCGCCACCGACATGGTGCTGGCGCTGACCGAATACCTGCGCAAACAGAAAGTCGTCGGCGCGTGGCTGGAGTTCTTCGGTGAAGGCGCCGCGGCGTTGACCCTCGGCGACCGCGCGACCATCTCCAACATGGCCCCGGAATACGGCGCCACCGCGGCGATGTTCTACATCGATCAGCAAACCATCGACTACCTGAAACTCACCGGTCGTGAAGACCAGCAAGTGCAGTTGGTCGAGCAATACGCCAAGCTGACCGGTCTATGGGCGGACAGCCTGAAAGGCGCGCAATACGAGCGCGGTCTGACTTTCGACCTGTCCTCGGTGGTGCGCAACATGGCCGGCCCGAGCAACCCGCATGCGCGCGTTGCGGTATCCGATCTGGCCGCCAAAGGCATCTCCGGCCAGTGGGATGACGTGCCGGGGCAAATGCCCGACGGCGCGGTGATCATCGCTGCCATCACCAGTTGCACCAACACCAGCAACCCGCGCAACGTCATCGCCGCCGGCCTGCTGGCGCGCAATGCCAACAAGCTTGGTCTGACCCGCAAGCCGTGGGTGAAATCCTCACTGGCGCCGGGTTCGAAAACCGTGGCGCTGTACCTCGACGAAGCGGGGCTGACCACGGAGCTGGAGCAGCTCGGCTTCGGCGTCGTCGCCTTCGCTTGCACCACGTGCAATGGCATGTCCGGCGCGCTCGATCCGGTGATCCAGCAAGAGATCATCGACCGCGATCTGTACGCCACCGCCGTGCTCTCGGGCAACCGCAACTTCGACGGCCGCATCCACCCGTACGCCAAACAAGCGTTCCTCGCTTCGCCGCCACTGGTGGTCGCGTACGCCATCGCCGGGACCATCCGTTTTGATATCGAGAAAGATGTCTTGGGCGTGGTCGACGGCAAGGAAATCCGCCTCAAAGACATCTGGCCGAGCGACGAAGAAATCGACGCCGTGGTGAAGTCTTCGGTCAAGCCTGAGCAGTTCCGTCAGGTCTACATTCCGATGTTCGCCGTCCATGAAGACACCGGTCCGAAAGTCACGCCGCTGTACGACTGGCGCGAGATGAGCACCTACATCCGCCGTCCGCCGTACTGGGAAGGTGCGCTGGCCGGCGCCCGTCCGCTGAAGGGCATGCGCCCGCTGGCGGTGCTGCCGGACAACATCACCACCGATCACCTGTCGCCATCCAACGCGATCATGCTCGACAGCGCCGCCGGCGAATACCTGGCGAAAATGGGCCTGCCGGAAGAGGACTTCAACTCCTACGCCACCCACCGTGGCGACCACTTGACTGCACAACGCGCGACCTTCGCCAACCCGAAACTGTTCAACGAAATGGTCGTGGAAAACGGCAAGGTCCAACAGGGTTCGCTGGCGCGGGTCGAGCCGGAAGGCAAGGTCATGCGCATGTGGGAAGCCATTGAAACCTACATGGAACGCAAGCAGCCGCTGATCATCATCGCCGGCGCCGATTACGGTCAGGGTTCGTCCCGCGACTGGGCGGCGAAAGGCGTGCGTTTGGCCGGCGTCGAGGCGATTGCCGCAGAAGGTTTCGAGCGCATTCACCGCACCAACCTGGTGGGCATGGGCGTGTTGCCGCTGGAGTTCAAGCCGGGCACTGACCGTCACACCCTGGCCATCGACGGCAGCGAAACCTACGACGTAATCGGCGAGCGCAAACCGCGCGCGGACCTGACGCTGGTGATCCATCGCCAGAACGGCGAGCGCGTTGAGGTGCCGGTGACTTGCCGTCTCGATACCGCTGAAGAAGTGTCGATCTACGAGGCTGGCGGCGTGTTGCAGCGCTTCGCTCAGGACTTTCTCGAAGAGTCGGCGGTTGCCGTTTAA
- the prpF gene encoding 2-methylaconitate cis-trans isomerase PrpF produces the protein MAHAPQIKIPATYMRGGTSKGVFFSLKDLPEAAQIPGPARDALLLRVIGSPDPYDKQIDGMGGATSSTSKTVILSKSIKADHDVDYLFGQVSIDKPFVDWSGNCGNLSAAVGSFAISNGLVDASRIPHNGVAVVRVWQANIGKTIIAHVPITNGEVQETGDFELDGVTFPAAEVQVEFMDPAAEEEGGGGSMFPTGNLIDELEVPGVGTFKATMINAGIPTIFINAEDIGYTGTELQSAINSDPKALQMFETIRAYGALRMGLIANLDEAAKRQHTPKVAFVAKPADYVASSGKAVGAGDVDLLVRALSMGKLHHAMMGTAAVAIGTAAAISGTLVNLAAGGVERSAVRFGHPSGTLRVGAEASLENGEWVVKKAIMSRSARVLMEGYVRVPGDSF, from the coding sequence ATGGCTCACGCACCACAAATAAAAATCCCCGCCACCTACATGCGCGGCGGGACCAGCAAAGGCGTGTTCTTCAGCCTCAAGGATCTGCCCGAAGCGGCGCAGATTCCCGGCCCGGCTCGCGACGCTTTATTGCTGCGCGTGATCGGCAGCCCCGACCCTTACGACAAGCAGATCGACGGCATGGGCGGCGCGACTTCAAGCACCAGCAAAACCGTGATCCTGTCGAAAAGCATCAAGGCCGATCACGACGTTGATTACCTGTTCGGTCAGGTCTCGATCGACAAGCCGTTCGTAGACTGGAGCGGCAACTGCGGCAACCTCTCGGCAGCGGTCGGCTCGTTCGCTATCAGCAATGGCCTGGTCGATGCCAGCCGCATTCCGCACAACGGTGTCGCGGTGGTGCGCGTGTGGCAGGCCAACATCGGCAAAACGATTATTGCCCACGTGCCGATCACCAACGGCGAAGTGCAGGAGACCGGTGATTTCGAACTCGACGGCGTGACCTTTCCGGCGGCCGAAGTGCAGGTCGAATTCATGGATCCGGCGGCGGAAGAAGAGGGTGGCGGTGGTTCGATGTTTCCTACCGGCAACCTGATCGATGAGCTGGAAGTGCCGGGTGTCGGTACGTTCAAGGCGACCATGATCAACGCCGGTATCCCGACGATTTTCATCAACGCCGAAGACATTGGCTACACCGGCACCGAGTTGCAGAGCGCGATCAACAGCGATCCGAAGGCGCTGCAGATGTTTGAGACGATTCGGGCTTACGGCGCATTGCGCATGGGCTTGATTGCAAATCTCGATGAAGCAGCGAAACGGCAGCACACGCCGAAAGTCGCGTTTGTCGCCAAGCCTGCGGATTACGTGGCGTCGAGTGGCAAAGCGGTTGGCGCCGGAGACGTCGATTTGCTGGTTCGCGCGTTGTCGATGGGCAAGTTACATCACGCGATGATGGGCACGGCGGCGGTGGCGATTGGGACTGCGGCAGCCATTTCCGGCACGTTGGTGAACCTTGCAGCGGGTGGTGTTGAACGTAGTGCTGTGCGTTTCGGGCATCCGTCCGGGACGTTGCGCGTTGGCGCTGAAGCCAGTCTGGAGAACGGCGAGTGGGTGGTGAAGAAAGCCATCATGAGCCGCAGTGCGCGCGTGCTGATGGAAGGCTACGTCCGTGTTCCCGGAGACTCTTTCTGA
- the prpD gene encoding 2-methylcitrate dehydratase — translation MSANVDLNNRPDYDRVLQDIADYVLTFKAPSAEALDTARNCLMDTLGCGLLALRFPECTKHLGPIVEGTVVPYGARVPGTSYRLDPVKAAWDIGCIVRWLDYNDTWLAAEWGHPSDNLGGILAVADHLSQKRLANGEAPLTIRDVLEAMIMAHEIQGVIALENSFNRVGLDHVILVKVASTAVTAKLMGANREQLLSALSHAFADGQALRTYRHAPNAGSRKSWAAGDATSRGVRLADIAMRGEMGIPGVLTAKQWGFYDVLFSHTNSDLALKPEDKRAFSFSRPFGSYVMENVLFKISFPAEFHAQTACEAAVTLHPQVRNRLHEIDRIVITTHESAIRIISKVGPLANAADRDHCIQYMTAVPLAFGNLVAEQYEDDFHRAHPIIDVLREKMVIVEEPRFTREYLEPDKRSIANAVQVFFKDGSSTENVVVEYPIGHRRRRAEGIPLLEDKFKANLATRFTGQRSSEIFALCKDQALLEATAVNRFVDMLVI, via the coding sequence ATGAGCGCCAACGTCGACCTGAACAACCGCCCCGACTACGACCGTGTCCTGCAGGACATCGCCGATTACGTCCTCACCTTCAAAGCCCCCTCTGCCGAAGCCCTCGATACCGCCCGCAATTGCCTGATGGACACGCTGGGCTGCGGTCTGCTGGCACTGCGTTTTCCCGAGTGCACCAAACACCTAGGCCCGATAGTCGAAGGAACGGTGGTTCCTTACGGTGCGCGGGTCCCCGGCACCAGCTATCGACTCGATCCGGTCAAAGCCGCGTGGGACATCGGCTGTATCGTCCGCTGGCTCGACTACAACGACACCTGGCTCGCCGCCGAATGGGGCCATCCCTCGGACAACCTCGGTGGCATTCTCGCGGTGGCCGATCACCTCTCGCAAAAGCGTCTGGCCAACGGCGAGGCGCCGTTGACCATTCGCGATGTGCTCGAAGCGATGATCATGGCCCACGAGATTCAAGGCGTGATCGCTCTGGAAAACTCCTTCAATCGCGTAGGACTCGATCACGTCATTCTGGTGAAAGTCGCTTCAACCGCCGTTACCGCCAAACTGATGGGCGCTAATCGTGAGCAACTGCTGTCGGCGTTGTCTCACGCGTTTGCCGATGGTCAGGCCCTGCGCACCTATCGACATGCACCGAACGCCGGTTCGCGAAAGTCCTGGGCGGCGGGGGATGCGACGAGTCGTGGTGTGCGTCTGGCCGACATCGCCATGCGCGGCGAAATGGGCATTCCCGGCGTGCTGACTGCGAAACAGTGGGGCTTTTATGACGTGCTGTTCAGCCATACCAACAGCGATCTGGCGCTGAAACCGGAAGATAAACGTGCTTTCAGTTTTTCGCGGCCGTTCGGCAGTTACGTGATGGAAAACGTGCTGTTCAAGATCAGCTTCCCCGCCGAGTTTCATGCGCAAACTGCCTGCGAAGCCGCGGTGACCTTGCACCCGCAAGTGCGTAATCGTCTGCATGAAATCGACCGGATCGTCATCACCACTCACGAATCGGCGATTCGCATCATTTCCAAAGTCGGGCCGCTGGCCAACGCTGCCGATCGCGATCACTGCATCCAGTACATGACCGCCGTGCCGCTGGCCTTTGGCAATCTGGTCGCCGAGCAGTACGAAGACGATTTCCACCGGGCGCATCCGATCATCGATGTGCTGCGCGAGAAAATGGTCATCGTCGAAGAGCCGCGTTTCACCCGCGAATACCTGGAGCCTGACAAACGCTCGATCGCCAACGCCGTGCAGGTGTTTTTCAAGGACGGCAGCAGCACTGAAAACGTCGTCGTGGAATACCCGATCGGTCATCGCCGGCGCCGTGCCGAGGGCATTCCGTTGCTTGAGGACAAGTTCAAAGCCAACCTGGCCACGCGCTTCACCGGCCAGCGCAGCAGCGAGATCTTCGCGTTGTGCAAGGATCAGGCGCTGCTTGAAGCGACGGCCGTTAACCGCTTTGTGGATATGTTGGTTATCTGA
- a CDS encoding EamA family transporter: MNISKPWLAGLLTSTLFLIVCLSWGTTWLGIKIAVESVPPLTAAGLRFLIAFPLFLSFALLRKEPLLFPRKSRWFFVFVTLSYFSLPYYLLNYGEMHVSSGLTALLFSCMPVFILLFSALFLREKIYPSQMLGITIGFGSLFMIIRSQGLHLDQAEWLGVLAILCAAVMHALCYVVTKKHGSAISVITYNTLPIGIAGAMLFIVGLSVETPVFSDVSARSWGALFYLGLVASVGGFIVYFLLLKRLSPIILSFVFIIFPVFAVIIGAWYEGQTLSRELMIYSAILLSGFAITKLPVEKWFR, from the coding sequence ATGAATATCAGCAAACCCTGGCTCGCCGGATTGCTCACCAGCACGCTGTTTTTGATCGTCTGTCTGAGCTGGGGCACGACGTGGCTGGGGATCAAGATTGCGGTGGAAAGCGTGCCGCCCCTGACCGCCGCCGGGTTGCGCTTTCTGATTGCCTTTCCGCTGTTCCTGAGCTTTGCGCTGTTACGCAAGGAACCGCTGTTGTTTCCCCGAAAAAGTCGCTGGTTCTTTGTGTTCGTCACGTTGTCGTATTTCAGCCTGCCCTACTACCTGCTCAACTACGGCGAGATGCACGTGTCATCGGGCCTGACGGCGCTGCTGTTCAGTTGCATGCCGGTGTTTATCCTGTTGTTTTCCGCGCTGTTTCTACGCGAGAAAATCTACCCGTCGCAAATGCTCGGCATCACTATCGGTTTTGGCAGTCTGTTCATGATTATTCGCAGTCAGGGTCTGCATCTGGATCAGGCCGAATGGCTGGGGGTGCTGGCGATTCTGTGCGCAGCGGTGATGCATGCGCTGTGCTACGTGGTGACGAAAAAGCACGGCAGCGCCATCAGTGTGATCACCTACAACACACTGCCAATCGGCATTGCCGGGGCGATGTTATTTATTGTCGGATTGAGCGTTGAGACGCCGGTATTCAGTGATGTCAGCGCCCGCTCGTGGGGCGCCCTGTTCTATCTCGGGCTGGTGGCCTCGGTCGGCGGATTCATCGTTTACTTTTTGCTGCTTAAACGCTTGAGCCCGATCATTCTGTCGTTCGTGTTTATCATTTTCCCGGTGTTCGCCGTGATCATCGGCGCCTGGTACGAGGGGCAAACCCTGTCCCGGGAGCTGATGATCTATTCGGCGATTTTGTTGAGCGGCTTTGCGATCACCAAATTGCCTGTGGAAAAGTGGTTCAGATAA
- a CDS encoding PLP-dependent aminotransferase family protein, producing the protein MTVKVSIAMVSILRDGLANGVGVKYKRLADAVTQAIDEGVIEAGCKLPPHRLLADSLGVTIGTISRAYGELERVGLVVARVGDGTYVCERGMERPQDKGFRNVSDEPSACFDMSRNQPIPAQEAAFMSQSLQELASDPRVLQQLTGYTAEGGLARHRLAGAVWLQHAAFVPHADQVLCVNGGQHGLLCTLMGLLKAGDTVVTEHLSYPGLIGVARQLGIKLIGAAMDDEGLLPSALEDICRQHRVSALYCTPTIQNPTAAVMSIPRREAIADLCRQHNLLIIEDEAHAVLDRQRPLPLSYFAPERSVLIGSLSKAVSAGLRVGYLHAPQALIGRLSAAIRATCWMANPLSMEVASLWIESGMAERLLDEQISEISRRKALVSPVLQGLNHKTHAYSPHFWVEVPELWRASQIAAELKENNYLVATAEAFAVGHAAVPQFVRVSVCNAVGDDRLLLSGFEALARALTETV; encoded by the coding sequence ATGACTGTCAAAGTAAGTATTGCCATGGTGTCAATCCTGCGCGACGGCCTCGCTAATGGCGTTGGCGTGAAGTACAAACGCCTGGCGGACGCTGTCACGCAGGCCATCGACGAAGGCGTGATTGAGGCTGGATGCAAGTTGCCGCCGCACCGATTGCTGGCCGACAGCCTGGGGGTGACCATCGGCACCATCAGTCGTGCCTACGGTGAGCTGGAACGTGTGGGATTGGTCGTCGCCCGCGTCGGAGATGGCACCTACGTGTGTGAGCGCGGGATGGAGCGGCCGCAGGACAAAGGCTTTCGCAATGTCAGCGATGAGCCGTCGGCCTGTTTCGACATGAGCCGCAATCAACCGATTCCGGCGCAGGAAGCGGCGTTCATGAGCCAGAGTCTGCAGGAGCTGGCCAGTGATCCTCGGGTGTTGCAGCAATTGACCGGGTACACTGCTGAAGGTGGTTTGGCCCGGCACCGATTGGCGGGGGCGGTGTGGTTGCAGCATGCGGCGTTTGTCCCGCATGCCGATCAAGTATTGTGCGTCAACGGTGGTCAGCATGGTCTGCTGTGCACGTTGATGGGCTTGCTCAAGGCCGGCGACACCGTGGTCACCGAGCATCTGTCCTACCCGGGATTGATCGGCGTCGCACGCCAGCTCGGGATAAAACTCATTGGCGCGGCGATGGACGACGAAGGGCTTTTACCGTCGGCGCTGGAGGACATCTGCCGTCAGCATCGTGTTTCGGCGCTGTATTGCACGCCGACGATCCAGAATCCTACAGCCGCAGTGATGTCGATCCCACGGCGTGAGGCGATTGCCGACCTCTGTCGTCAGCACAACCTGCTGATCATCGAGGACGAAGCCCACGCCGTTCTGGATCGCCAACGCCCTTTGCCGCTCAGCTACTTCGCGCCGGAGCGTTCGGTGTTGATCGGCAGCCTGAGCAAGGCTGTTTCGGCGGGTTTGCGCGTCGGTTATCTGCATGCGCCGCAAGCGTTGATCGGGCGTTTGAGTGCCGCCATCCGCGCGACGTGCTGGATGGCCAATCCGTTATCGATGGAAGTGGCGAGCCTGTGGATCGAAAGCGGTATGGCCGAGCGCTTGCTGGACGAGCAAATCAGCGAGATTAGCCGGCGCAAGGCACTGGTTTCGCCCGTTCTGCAGGGCTTGAACCACAAGACTCATGCTTACAGCCCGCATTTCTGGGTGGAAGTGCCGGAGTTGTGGCGGGCGTCGCAGATTGCGGCGGAGTTGAAGGAGAACAACTATCTGGTGGCCACCGCTGAGGCGTTTGCGGTCGGACATGCGGCGGTGCCGCAGTTTGTTCGGGTGAGTGTGTGTAATGCGGTGGGGGATGATCGGTTGTTGCTTAGTGGATTCGAGGCTTTGGCGCGGGCATTAACCGAGACCGTGTAA
- a CDS encoding pyruvate, water dikinase regulatory protein, with protein sequence MKRSAFFISDGTGITAETLGQSLLAQFENITFSKFTRPYIDSVEKARAMVQQINKAAETDGFRPIIFDTIVNQDIREILATSNGFMIDIFSTFLAPLEQELTEHSSYTVGKSHSIGHNSNYMERIEAVNFALDNDDGARTHYYDKADLILVGVSRCGKTPTCLYMAMQFGIRAANYPLTEDDMERLTLPTALRAHQHKLFGLTIDPDRLTAIRNERKPNSRYSSYAQCEFEVREVENLFRRENIPNINSTHFSVEEISAKILVEKGVERRFK encoded by the coding sequence ATGAAACGATCTGCTTTCTTCATCTCAGATGGCACCGGCATCACTGCCGAAACCCTGGGTCAAAGCCTTCTGGCGCAGTTCGAAAACATTACCTTCAGCAAATTCACGCGACCGTACATCGACAGCGTTGAAAAAGCGCGGGCCATGGTACAACAAATCAACAAAGCCGCCGAAACCGACGGCTTTCGCCCGATCATCTTCGACACCATCGTCAATCAGGACATCCGTGAGATTCTTGCAACGTCCAATGGTTTCATGATCGACATTTTCTCGACCTTCCTCGCCCCGCTCGAGCAGGAACTGACCGAGCATTCTTCCTACACCGTCGGCAAGTCCCATTCGATCGGCCACAACTCCAATTACATGGAGCGCATCGAGGCGGTGAACTTCGCCCTCGACAACGACGACGGTGCGCGCACGCACTATTACGACAAAGCCGATTTGATACTAGTGGGCGTGTCGCGATGCGGTAAAACGCCGACGTGTCTGTACATGGCCATGCAGTTCGGCATCCGCGCGGCCAACTATCCGCTGACCGAAGACGACATGGAACGCCTGACCCTGCCAACGGCCCTGCGCGCCCATCAGCACAAGCTGTTCGGCCTGACCATCGACCCGGACCGCCTCACCGCGATCCGCAACGAGCGCAAGCCCAACAGCCGTTATTCGAGCTACGCCCAGTGCGAATTCGAGGTGCGTGAAGTGGAAAACCTGTTCCGTCGCGAGAACATCCCCAACATCAACTCCACGCATTTTTCGGTGGAAGAGATTTCGGCGAAGATTCTGGTGGAGAAAGGTGTGGAGCGGCGGTTCAAGTAG
- the ppsA gene encoding phosphoenolpyruvate synthase produces the protein MVEYVVSLDKLGKHDVEHVGGKNASLGEMISNLAGAGVSVPGGFATTAQAYRDFLELSGLNDQIHQALDALDVDDVNALAKTGAQIRQWIMDAEFPEKLNAEIRTAFAALSAGNPDVAVAVRSSATAEDLPDASFAGQQETFLNIRGVENVIRAAKEVFASLFNDRAISYRVHQGFDHKLVALSAGVQRMVRSETGTAGVMFTLDTESGFRDVVFITGAYGLGETVVQGAVNPDEFYVHKGTLEAGRPAILRRNLGSKAIKMIYGDEAKAGRSVKTVDVDKAERARFCLTDAEVSELAKQAMIIEKHYGCPMDIEWAKDGDDGQLYIVQARPETVKSRTQANVMERYLLKETGTVLVEGRAIGQRIGAGKVRIIKDVSEMDKVQPGDVLVSDMTDPDWEPVMKRASAIVTNRGGRTCHAAIIARELGIPAVVGCGNATQLLKDGQGVTVSCAEGDTGYIFEGELGFDIKKNSVDAMPELPFKIMMNVGNPDRAFDFAQLPNAGVGLARLEFIINRMIGVHPKALLNYDGLPQEIKDSVDKRIAGYDDPVGFYVEKLVEGISTLAAAFAPKKVIVRLSDFKSNEYANLIGGKLYEPEEENPMLGFRGASRYISESFRDCFELECRALKRVRNEMGLTNVEIMVPFVRTLGEASQVVDLLAENGLKRGENGLRVIMMCELPSNAILAEEFLEFFDGFSIGSNDLTQLTLGLDRDSGIIAHLFDERNPAVKKLLANAIAACNKAGKYIGICGQGPSDHPDLAKWLMEQGIESVSLNPDSVLETWFFLAEGQAPA, from the coding sequence TTGGTAGAGTACGTAGTTTCCCTCGATAAGCTCGGCAAACACGATGTTGAGCATGTGGGGGGCAAGAACGCATCCCTGGGCGAGATGATCAGTAACCTGGCAGGCGCCGGTGTTTCGGTCCCCGGCGGCTTCGCCACCACGGCTCAGGCTTATCGTGATTTCCTCGAACTGAGCGGCCTCAACGACCAGATCCACCAGGCCCTCGACGCGCTCGACGTTGACGACGTCAACGCCCTGGCCAAGACCGGCGCACAGATCCGTCAATGGATCATGGACGCCGAATTCCCGGAAAAACTCAATGCCGAGATCCGCACCGCGTTCGCCGCGCTGTCGGCCGGCAACCCTGATGTGGCCGTGGCCGTGCGTTCTTCCGCCACCGCCGAAGACTTGCCGGACGCCTCGTTCGCCGGTCAGCAGGAAACCTTCCTGAACATCCGTGGTGTGGAAAACGTTATCCGCGCCGCCAAAGAGGTGTTCGCTTCGCTGTTCAACGACCGTGCGATTTCCTACCGCGTGCACCAGGGCTTCGACCACAAACTGGTCGCCCTGTCGGCTGGCGTGCAGCGCATGGTGCGTTCGGAAACCGGCACCGCCGGCGTGATGTTTACCCTCGATACCGAATCCGGTTTCCGCGACGTGGTGTTCATCACCGGCGCTTACGGCCTGGGCGAAACCGTCGTACAAGGCGCGGTCAACCCGGATGAGTTCTACGTGCACAAGGGCACGCTGGAGGCCGGTCGCCCGGCGATCCTGCGTCGCAACCTCGGCAGCAAAGCCATCAAGATGATCTACGGCGACGAGGCCAAGGCCGGTCGTTCGGTCAAGACCGTCGACGTCGACAAGGCTGAGCGCGCGCGTTTCTGCCTGACCGACGCTGAAGTCAGCGAATTGGCCAAGCAAGCGATGATCATCGAAAAGCACTACGGCTGCCCGATGGACATCGAGTGGGCCAAGGACGGTGACGACGGCCAGCTGTACATCGTGCAGGCCCGTCCGGAAACCGTGAAAAGCCGCACTCAGGCCAACGTCATGGAACGTTACCTGCTGAAAGAAACCGGCACCGTGCTGGTGGAAGGTCGTGCGATTGGCCAGCGCATCGGCGCCGGTAAAGTGCGCATCATCAAAGACGTGTCCGAGATGGACAAAGTCCAGCCGGGCGACGTGCTGGTTTCCGACATGACCGACCCGGACTGGGAACCGGTGATGAAGCGCGCCAGCGCCATCGTCACCAACCGTGGCGGCCGTACCTGCCACGCAGCGATCATCGCTCGCGAGCTGGGTATTCCGGCAGTGGTCGGTTGCGGCAACGCCACCCAACTGCTGAAGGATGGCCAGGGCGTGACCGTTTCGTGCGCCGAAGGCGACACCGGTTACATCTTCGAAGGCGAACTGGGCTTCGACATCAAGAAGAACTCCGTGGACGCCATGCCGGAGCTGCCGTTCAAGATCATGATGAACGTCGGCAACCCGGACCGCGCCTTCGACTTTGCGCAGCTGCCGAACGCCGGTGTGGGTCTGGCCCGTCTGGAATTCATCATCAACCGCATGATCGGCGTCCACCCGAAAGCGCTGTTGAACTACGACGGTCTGCCGCAGGAAATCAAGGACAGCGTCGACAAGCGCATCGCCGGTTACGACGATCCGGTCGGTTTCTACGTTGAGAAACTGGTTGAAGGCATCAGCACCCTCGCTGCCGCGTTCGCACCGAAGAAAGTCATCGTGCGTCTGTCCGACTTCAAGTCCAACGAATACGCCAACCTGATCGGCGGCAAGCTGTACGAGCCGGAAGAAGAAAACCCGATGCTGGGCTTCCGTGGCGCTTCGCGTTACATCAGCGAATCGTTCCGTGACTGCTTCGAACTCGAATGCCGCGCGCTGAAACGCGTGCGCAACGAGATGGGCCTGACCAACGTCGAAATCATGGTGCCGTTCGTCCGTACTCTGGGCGAAGCCAGCCAGGTGGTCGATCTGCTCGCCGAAAATGGCTTGAAGCGCGGCGAGAACGGTCTGCGCGTGATCATGATGTGCGAACTGCCTTCCAACGCGATCCTCGCTGAAGAATTCCTCGAATTCTTCGACGGTTTCTCGATCGGTTCCAACGACCTGACTCAGTTGACGCTGGGCCTTGACCGCGATTCCGGTATCATCGCGCACCTGTTCGACGAGCGTAATCCGGCGGTCAAGAAGCTGTTGGCCAACGCGATTGCCGCGTGCAACAAGGCCGGCAAGTACATCGGTATCTGCGGTCAGGGCCCTTCGGACCACCCGGATCTGGCCAAGTGGCTGATGGAGCAGGGCATCGAAAGCGTGTCGCTGAACCCGGATTCCGTGCTGGAAACCTGGTTCTTCCTCGCCGAAGGCCAAGCCCCGGCTTGA